One Mycobacteroides salmoniphilum DNA segment encodes these proteins:
- a CDS encoding carboxylesterase/lipase family protein gives MSGPGLSGGAFASVALVRITIRYVAVDVALPTVVRTPLGDLRGTTEGGVSVWRGVPYARQPVEQLRFLAPVPLEPWDGVRDAIEHAPLPPQGKSFVGAGRDDPKIRGEECLTVSVWSPDIHANLPVMVWIPGGAFVFGAGQLELYSGARLAANGNVVVVNVTYRIGALGGLELSALGEGFDDNLALRDQIAALRWVRDNIAAFGGDPDRVTIFGESAGATSVLALLASPAAAGLFGRAIAQSPALPLIADKALRDRRAHRYMELLDVTDPSRLKVLPQRELRRGAAKLQIESATDTPILGYGLTHGTDLLPHHPIEAARRGEVHQVPLIIGSNSHEASMFARVKPPMLPTTEPTVNGYFNRVGPEYQDAIIAAYPRYPSRSALVAVGSDAMFAAPMWAFADAYSAFVDTYMYRFDHTAWGLKLLGLGATHGSEIVHVQHSYGSFVGMLLSPLGARMMPSVGRRMQRAWLDFATGEGPDDWPTYGADGRRTRIIRSRSDVTMEDPDSVRRTAWAQVH, from the coding sequence ATGTCCGGCCCGGGACTTTCCGGCGGGGCCTTCGCCTCTGTAGCGCTGGTCCGCATTACGATTCGATACGTGGCCGTTGACGTCGCCCTGCCGACTGTCGTCCGCACGCCGTTGGGGGACCTGCGGGGAACCACCGAAGGCGGTGTTTCTGTCTGGCGCGGGGTGCCCTATGCGCGACAGCCCGTCGAACAGCTTCGATTCCTGGCGCCGGTCCCGTTGGAGCCCTGGGACGGAGTGCGTGACGCCATCGAACACGCGCCGTTGCCGCCGCAAGGTAAATCATTTGTGGGGGCCGGCCGCGATGACCCCAAGATTCGCGGCGAAGAGTGTCTGACCGTCAGCGTCTGGTCGCCGGACATCCACGCCAACTTGCCTGTCATGGTCTGGATCCCGGGCGGGGCTTTTGTCTTCGGAGCCGGGCAGCTGGAGTTGTACAGCGGCGCACGTCTTGCGGCCAACGGCAACGTCGTCGTCGTCAACGTCACGTACCGGATCGGGGCCTTGGGCGGACTGGAGCTCAGCGCCCTGGGAGAGGGTTTCGATGACAACCTGGCGCTGCGGGATCAGATCGCGGCGCTCAGATGGGTGCGCGACAACATCGCGGCCTTCGGCGGTGATCCCGACCGCGTCACCATCTTCGGCGAGTCGGCGGGGGCGACATCGGTACTGGCACTGCTGGCGAGCCCGGCGGCGGCAGGTCTGTTCGGGCGTGCCATCGCACAGAGCCCCGCGTTGCCGCTGATCGCCGATAAGGCCCTGCGTGACCGGCGTGCGCACCGATACATGGAGCTGCTCGATGTCACCGATCCCAGCCGGCTCAAGGTGTTACCGCAGCGGGAACTGCGCCGTGGTGCGGCCAAACTGCAGATCGAAAGCGCCACCGATACGCCCATCCTCGGATACGGCCTCACGCACGGCACCGACTTGCTGCCGCATCACCCCATCGAGGCGGCACGGCGCGGTGAGGTGCACCAGGTGCCGCTCATCATCGGGTCCAATAGCCATGAGGCGTCGATGTTCGCGCGCGTAAAACCGCCGATGCTGCCCACCACCGAGCCGACCGTCAACGGCTACTTCAACCGGGTGGGTCCGGAGTACCAAGACGCGATCATCGCCGCGTACCCGCGGTACCCGAGCCGTTCGGCGCTGGTGGCGGTGGGCTCGGATGCCATGTTCGCCGCACCCATGTGGGCGTTCGCCGACGCCTACAGCGCTTTCGTCGACACGTATATGTACCGGTTCGACCACACCGCGTGGGGACTCAAGCTCCTCGGCCTGGGCGCCACCCACGGCAGTGAGATCGTGCATGTCCAGCACAGTTATGGATCATTTGTGGGGATGCTGCTGAGTCCGCTCGGGGCGCGGATGATGCCTTCGGTCGGGCGCCGCATGCAGCGGGCCTGGCTGGACTTCGCCACGGGAGAAGGACCGGACGACTGGCCGACCTATGGGGCGGACGGTCGGCGTACGCGGATCATCCGGTCGCGCTCCGACGTCACCATGGAGGACCCGGATTCGGTGCGCCGTACCGCCTGGGCCCAGGTGCACTGA
- a CDS encoding neutral zinc metallopeptidase — MTFNEGMQIDTSTTSGGGMGRGPKMAIGGGVGGLLIAVVVMLLGGDPSQVLQQQGQQQAGPAQEQTQDFSHCKTGADANKSLDCRIIATGNSVDAVWTQILGPKYPRPDVKLFSGQVNTGCGAASTEVGPFYCPADRTAYFDTSFFQVLVDQFGSSGGPLAQEYVVAHEFGHHIQNLFGVLGKNHRCAEGQAGGGVCTELQADCYAGVWAKHASTTVQEGTGVPFLKPLTDQDIRDALSAASSVGDDRIQKRATGRVNPEAWSHGSSEQRQRWFTQGYNTGDFRTCDTFNADSLN, encoded by the coding sequence ATGACCTTCAACGAAGGCATGCAGATCGACACCAGCACCACCTCGGGCGGTGGCATGGGCCGCGGCCCCAAGATGGCCATCGGCGGTGGCGTCGGCGGGTTGCTGATCGCGGTGGTGGTCATGCTGCTCGGCGGTGACCCCAGCCAGGTCCTGCAACAACAGGGCCAACAGCAGGCGGGCCCCGCGCAGGAACAGACGCAGGACTTCAGCCACTGCAAAACCGGTGCCGACGCGAACAAGTCACTGGACTGCCGCATCATCGCCACCGGGAACTCGGTGGACGCCGTCTGGACGCAAATCCTCGGACCGAAGTACCCACGGCCGGACGTCAAACTGTTCAGCGGTCAGGTGAACACCGGATGCGGCGCCGCATCCACCGAGGTCGGCCCCTTCTACTGCCCCGCCGACCGGACCGCATACTTCGATACCAGCTTCTTCCAGGTGCTGGTCGACCAGTTCGGATCCAGCGGTGGCCCCTTGGCGCAGGAGTATGTGGTGGCCCATGAGTTCGGCCATCACATCCAGAACCTGTTCGGCGTGCTGGGCAAGAATCACCGCTGTGCCGAGGGCCAGGCGGGCGGCGGCGTGTGCACCGAACTGCAGGCAGACTGCTACGCCGGCGTCTGGGCAAAGCACGCATCGACCACCGTTCAGGAAGGCACCGGAGTCCCGTTCCTGAAACCGCTGACGGACCAGGACATTCGGGACGCATTGTCGGCCGCATCCTCGGTGGGCGATGACCGGATCCAGAAGCGGGCCACCGGGCGTGTCAACCCCGAGGCGTGGTCGCATGGCTCGTCCGAGCAGCGCCAGCGATGGTTCACCCAGGGATACAACACCGGCGACTTCCGCACCTGCGACACCTTCAACGCCGACAGCCTGAACTAG
- a CDS encoding Rv2578c family radical SAM protein — MRWDGQTLDADDGALPGLERIGLVRSVRTPEFEGITFHEVLCKSALNKVPAVSMLPFRFTVNAFRGCAHACRYCFARPTHEYLEFDSGADFDNQIVVKTNLVPVLRKELARKSWNRETVALGTNTDPYQRAEGRYQLMPGVIAALADSGTPISILTKGTLLRRDLPLLAQAAQQVPVSLGISLAIGDEALHREVEAGVPSPQARLSLITAARDAGFEPQVMVAPVLPFLTDTVEHLDDLLGRIAEAGAAGVTVFPLHLRGTTRGWFMSWVSQSHPELVGRYRELYRKGAYVPAEYRAWLRERVGPLVSKYGLASRREETPSRPTKLAHTPEMTLF; from the coding sequence ATGCGGTGGGACGGTCAGACGCTGGACGCCGACGACGGTGCGCTTCCGGGTTTGGAACGGATCGGCCTGGTGCGCAGTGTGCGCACGCCCGAATTTGAGGGCATCACCTTCCATGAAGTGCTGTGCAAGTCGGCGCTCAACAAGGTTCCGGCGGTGTCCATGTTGCCGTTTCGGTTTACGGTCAACGCGTTTCGCGGCTGCGCCCACGCATGCCGCTATTGTTTCGCACGCCCGACCCACGAATACCTGGAGTTCGACAGCGGGGCGGACTTCGACAATCAGATCGTCGTGAAAACCAATCTGGTTCCGGTGCTTAGGAAAGAACTGGCGCGCAAGTCCTGGAATCGGGAGACGGTCGCACTCGGTACCAATACCGATCCCTATCAACGGGCCGAGGGACGCTATCAGCTGATGCCGGGAGTCATTGCGGCGCTGGCTGATTCTGGCACTCCGATATCGATTCTCACCAAAGGCACTCTGCTGCGCAGGGATTTGCCTCTGCTTGCCCAGGCAGCTCAACAGGTGCCGGTGAGCTTGGGCATCTCGCTGGCCATCGGGGACGAGGCACTTCACCGCGAGGTTGAGGCGGGGGTGCCTTCGCCTCAGGCGAGACTGTCATTGATCACCGCCGCACGCGACGCCGGTTTTGAACCGCAGGTGATGGTGGCGCCGGTGCTTCCGTTCCTGACCGACACGGTGGAGCATCTCGATGACCTGTTGGGCCGGATCGCGGAGGCGGGCGCGGCCGGCGTCACGGTCTTTCCGTTGCATTTGCGCGGGACGACACGTGGCTGGTTCATGTCCTGGGTGTCCCAGTCGCACCCCGAGCTCGTCGGTCGATACCGGGAGCTGTATCGCAAGGGCGCTTATGTGCCCGCCGAGTACCGGGCCTGGTTGAGAGAGCGAGTGGGACCTCTGGTGAGCAAGTACGGGCTGGCTTCCCGTCGTGAGGAAACCCCCTCGAGGCCAACAAAATTGGCGCACACTCCAGAGATGACGCTGTTCTAG
- a CDS encoding VOC family protein, translated as MKQQLHFVTVAATDLDAARHFYGALGWSPLLDVEDEIIFYQSAPGQLLGFFLADKFNEDLAAPGDHSRVSGITLAHNVDSPEDVTELSGAMSLSGGTVLKPPQPGQFGGVFHAHVQDPNGLIWEIAHNPGWRIASDGTVHLGD; from the coding sequence ATGAAGCAGCAGCTGCACTTTGTCACTGTCGCCGCAACGGATCTGGATGCCGCTCGGCATTTCTACGGAGCACTGGGCTGGTCCCCACTGCTGGATGTCGAGGACGAGATCATCTTCTACCAGAGCGCACCGGGACAGCTGCTGGGATTTTTCCTCGCGGATAAGTTCAATGAGGACCTCGCCGCGCCCGGTGATCATTCACGGGTTTCCGGAATCACCCTGGCGCACAACGTCGATTCGCCGGAGGACGTGACCGAACTGTCCGGCGCCATGTCCCTGTCGGGGGGCACCGTTCTCAAACCGCCGCAACCCGGCCAGTTCGGTGGGGTCTTTCACGCCCACGTCCAAGACCCCAACGGGCTGATCTGGGAAATCGCCCACAACCCCGGGTGGCGGATCGCCTCCGACGGCACCGTCCACCTCGGTGACTGA
- a CDS encoding gamma-glutamylcyclotransferase family protein, producing MTNTATELLFSYGTLQQADVQRATFGQELDGHTDAIVGFDLDYVIITDPHVIATSGSDRHPILRPSADTSAQVPGTVFSITPEQLAAADEYEVDDYQRVSVPLRSGATAWVYVFAG from the coding sequence GTGACGAATACCGCGACCGAGCTCCTGTTCTCCTACGGCACCCTGCAGCAGGCCGACGTGCAGCGTGCCACCTTCGGACAGGAACTAGACGGTCATACCGACGCCATCGTGGGCTTCGATCTGGACTACGTGATCATCACCGACCCACATGTCATCGCGACCAGCGGCAGCGACCGTCACCCCATCCTTCGCCCGTCGGCCGATACCTCGGCGCAGGTCCCCGGCACGGTCTTCTCGATCACGCCCGAGCAGCTGGCGGCCGCCGATGAGTACGAAGTGGACGACTACCAACGTGTTTCGGTGCCACTGCGCTCAGGCGCGACGGCCTGGGTGTATGTGTTCGCCGGCTAG